The Elaeis guineensis isolate ETL-2024a chromosome 5, EG11, whole genome shotgun sequence DNA segment TATACAATATAAGCTGAACATAAGAATGACACAAGTTTGAGTAATACTACAGGGTTGCTGTAATGTGCATAAGAACAATCCTCTTACTAGCTGGCAAGGGAGGATCAGTACAGCTTGCAAATTTGTTGCCAAATATGTGGGTTAGTTAATTGCAAGCATGATGAACTTTTGTGTACACTATACTGGTGCCCTATATTGTTTTCTGTAAGTTTATATGCTACTATATGAACTTGTTTTATGATGCTAAATACTTAATAGTGATGTGCTAGGAAACTTTTTATGCTGCCAAATTTCTAAATGTTTTATTCAGAAGAGTATGAATCACAAAGTATATGTGCATAACATGTCATGTTAATGTTTCTGTTAAATATGCGACAGCTTCAAAATTTTAGTTGGAACTTCTATAACCAAATATACTCTGTGTCTTGCATGCCGTATCCATATAATGAGAAATCTGATAATTTAGCTTATGGAGCCCTCAGGGCACTTGCATATAATTCTGACAAGGAGCATAGTTAACATGTACTTCACAAATAGCATAGAGGAGAATGAAGTCATATCAAAGATTAGCTTTTCTAAAATAACTGGAAAGCATTCATACATATAATTCTAGTTATATTCATTTAGTGGTTAATTGTGGTCTCTACAAGACCTGAGGACATAATCCGCTTGAAGAAACCAAATATAATCTTTTCTTCTAAACAAAGCACCCTCTGATTATTCTACTTGATCACAATATCAGACAACATAATCATTAAGATCAAATAGTTAGGATCACATTGCTTAAGTTATGGATATTTACATTTCCTTTGCTCTGTCGTAATGTGCTTCTCTTATCTTCATCATACCTGCATGATAAATAACTATAATTGCTACAAAACATTCTCTGTCACTGTACATGTTCCCTAGGGCTAAGATTGCAGTGACCCTTTGTTACATTTTAAGACTGCAGTTCAGCTTCAAGCATACCTACAATgaagaagtgaaaaaaaaaaaaagaaaattagaatACAAAGGTTCTGTTAAACTTATGATAAAACTAAAGAAGCCATCAACAGTATTTTAAATACATTTACCTCTAAAGTCATTAATTGCATGCTTGTATAGGCCTCGCATGGTCGAAGCCTTGACTGTCATGTTGCACTGCTTGTTCACACATAGGCATTGGCATCACAGTCTCAAAAGCTTCCACAAGTAGTGCTACTTTCTTCTTCCGAGCTGAAGCCAATTTTGTTACTGCCTGCTGGAGTGCATGGTCTATCATCCATTCATCTGCATTCTTTCTTTCATCCATCTCCTGATGCCTGAGATCAACCTTTTCTGCTTCTGGATCAGGTTCAACTGGGAGGAAGTTTGGTGCTCGTGGGTTAAATTCTTTCATTTGCTCCTCTTCGTCAGTTCTTCTCTTTCTCACTATGCTTATTTTTGGCTTTTGCTCACCACCCGCCTCAGTAGGAGCTTGGTTGGAGAATGCTGCTGCAGTATTGGTGATCCCATCTATTTCTGGGCCTTGATTGCTAGTTGTGAGACAAATCTCCAAATTATCCTTAATTTGCACTACATCTATTTCATTGACTTCCTCTTGATGCTCTTTTTCTGACTTCTCCCTCTTGTCGCCTGGGTCAACCTCATCTGGTAGATCGTTAAAAGAAATATGGATTTTCATAAGAATGCTCATTTCTTCAGACGTATCATCATATTCCTGGACTTTGGTCTCAGTTTCTGCTTGGATGTGATCAACGTCAGCAGCATCATTTTTCTTTCCAGTGGATCCATCATTAGAATCAGAAAGGCCGACATTGGACAAGGAACTGGcatcttcaacttcttcattcctGTTGACCTCTTCGTTGGTGCCATCACTGAGCATTGTTTGTCCTGCACTTCCATTGTCTAAGATAATAGTTGCTTCCAGATTTATTGCTTCAGGTCCTTCACCATCACCGTCCTGTCTGCGAAAGTGGTGTTTTGTTTCTCTGCCTTCTTCTGGTCCCTTGGAGTCTTCCAAATAACCCAGAAAGCTCATGCTGGAGTTGTTCTCTTTGCTACGAGGAGGGTCACCTAGATCATTTTCCTTCAACAATTTGGCTTCGAGTGACTTGGAAGTTAGAGATCCAGAATTCTGATCTTGAATATTGTAGTCACAGCCTGCAGAATCAATTGCCGAACTTTCTTTTCCCTCATCAGAGTAGACATCATTTTTATCAGAACTAATGCCTTCACAAGCTGCGGTATGATCAAACTCAGTAAATTCTTCATATGCAACACAAGGTGACTCTACATCAGCTTCAGCTATTTCACATGCGACTGAAGTAATCTCTGAACTAAGAGAAAGCCCATTACTGGGATCATTATCTTCGAACAAACGTCCAAATTGTGGACCTAGACCATCAGTGTACTCAGAGTAGTCGGTCTTATTATCAGGGAATTGGTCTGCATCCTCTTCCAAATCCATTTCACTGGCCTCAGAAGGTACCTTGATTACACCATCTGCAAGATCTTCACCGTCTTTGCCCAATCCATCTGCAACTTGGCATTCTAAACTCAATTCTGCATCGTCTTTTTGAACCAAGCTAGTGGAGTTCCCTTCGTcatcttcttcttgttgatcaCAATTAACATATTCAAGAAAAATTGTCATGACATCCATTTCTTCAATCGAAATGTCAGTATTCTGGTCGATATCATCTTCGAAGCTAATAACTGAATTACTTTCATCGTTCTCATCTGCAACATTCATTCCATCGTCTTCTTTGCTCTTGGCACCCTCCCCATCATCTTTAGTGAGTTGTAAGTTATTCAGAACTTTTGGATTTTCTGTGTCATCCTTCGCTTGGAGGCATGTTTCATTACAAGTAACTGCTTCTAAAATCTGTTTTTGTGGTTTAGCATAGATCTTCACAAAGAAATCATCGGCAACTTCTTCCATAAGAATCTCCAAAGCAGATGGGGCCTTACTAATTACTGCTTGTCCTGTGTCTACCTCCTTTTCATCCTTCCCTGGTCCTTTCTTTCTGAATGGAGACACCCCCTTTAGCTTCATACTCTTTTGGGTTTTGAGCAGCTTCCTCCTTGATGACAAGAAGCATTTCAGAGGAGGCAGAGGCTCATGTCTATGGCCATTCAGAGAGCAATATTTGTAAGGGCAAACCTT contains these protein-coding regions:
- the LOC105034663 gene encoding uncharacterized protein; its protein translation is MVQRIAAYKLGSQTKSKKEPVRHERNLSSYQQQDSRSKGRGDTKKKVKTAKISDLESEQVQFNQPTMHKWSSAIKVADQLPNYMKPTSSSDARKEQFKVTSHSPTTSDRIRSPRNLSNLNYSKPSPSSPDGSGLRHVKVLKRKPSVRQVRPWMKRSLGIALCPKLNVNRATCSSTLKDSKFPQALDLNPGGTEAEGTSVMKVCPYKYCSLNGHRHEPLPPLKCFLSSRRKLLKTQKSMKLKGVSPFRKKGPGKDEKEVDTGQAVISKAPSALEILMEEVADDFFVKIYAKPQKQILEAVTCNETCLQAKDDTENPKVLNNLQLTKDDGEGAKSKEDDGMNVADENDESNSVISFEDDIDQNTDISIEEMDVMTIFLEYVNCDQQEEDDEGNSTSLVQKDDAELSLECQVADGLGKDGEDLADGVIKVPSEASEMDLEEDADQFPDNKTDYSEYTDGLGPQFGRLFEDNDPSNGLSLSSEITSVACEIAEADVESPCVAYEEFTEFDHTAACEGISSDKNDVYSDEGKESSAIDSAGCDYNIQDQNSGSLTSKSLEAKLLKENDLGDPPRSKENNSSMSFLGYLEDSKGPEEGRETKHHFRRQDGDGEGPEAINLEATIILDNGSAGQTMLSDGTNEEVNRNEEVEDASSLSNVGLSDSNDGSTGKKNDAADVDHIQAETETKVQEYDDTSEEMSILMKIHISFNDLPDEVDPGDKREKSEKEHQEEVNEIDVVQIKDNLEICLTTSNQGPEIDGITNTAAAFSNQAPTEAGGEQKPKISIVRKRRTDEEEQMKEFNPRAPNFLPVEPDPEAEKVDLRHQEMDERKNADEWMIDHALQQAVTKLASARKKKVALLVEAFETVMPMPMCEQAVQHDSQGFDHARPIQACN